Proteins encoded within one genomic window of Argiope bruennichi chromosome 7, qqArgBrue1.1, whole genome shotgun sequence:
- the LOC129975649 gene encoding zinc finger protein 155-like isoform X2 — MSMLRLVSRIVPTCCQDESISHLLVAKDIDTPVRTDINCSGDQNSTNFVVYETTFCKEKILPPNSDLDSTIASKCNSTPGLVNLKKSRLRLTTETREYENLDEIPSDPVIKVSPENLGDGTCAGILVSIPLRLSRREVQDSSGTSTFYFSAGHIEQQVVSDPEKPYESHSDPEGAEDNLTTNSLECDICGKAFASATLLQEHKAKHKKVLFSCEKCGKKFYGKRKLVMHLKTHEENDGFKCPYCESKFKTNKTLKIHIATHAGDLPYLCSVCPSKFSAAIDLRNHAIRHKRKKKFTCEECGKRYNSKDHFEQHCNNHRSGKGSFKCDVCEKVFAFRSNLTKHKRTHNGEFVNSTES; from the coding sequence ATGTCTATGCTGAGACTTGTAAGCCGGATCGTGCCCACGTGTTGTCAGGACGAAAGCATTTCCCACTTGCTCGTCGCCAAAGATATCGACACGCCGGTCCGAACAGACATCAACTGTTCCGGCGATCAGAACTCGACAAATTTCGTCGTGTACGAAACTACTTTTTGCAAAGAAAAGATACTCCCTCCCAACTCTGATCTGGACAGCACTATCGCTTCCAAATGCAATTCCACGCCTGGTTTGGTGAATCTGAAGAAGAGTCGTCTGCGCCTCACCACCGAGACCAGAGAGTACGAGAATCTGGACGAAATTCCTTCTGATCCAGTCATTAAAGTGAGTCCAGAAAACTTGGGTGATGGAACTTGCGCCGGTATTCTGGTGTCCATTCCTCTTCGGTTATCCAGAAGAGAGGTGCAGGATTCTTCGGGCACGTCCACTTTCTATTTCAGCGCCGGACACATTGAGCAGCAGGTGGTGAGCGATCCAGAAAAGCCGTATGAAAGCCACAGTGACCCGGAGGGAGCCGAGGACAACTTGACGACGAATAGTCTGGAATGCGACATTTGCGGCAAGGCGTTCGCTAGCGCAACGCTCCTGCAAGAACACAAAGCAAAGCACAAAAAGGTTCTTTTCTCGTGTGAGAAGTGCGGCAAAAAGTTCTACGGAAAGCGGAAACTGGTGATGCACTTGAAGACTCATGAGGAAAACGATGGTTTCAAGTGCCCCTACTGCGAGTCAAAATTCAAGACCAACAAGACTCTGAAAATTCACATTGCCACCCACGCTGGCGATCTTCCCTACCTCTGCTCCGTGTGCCCCAGCAAGTTCTCCGCTGCCATCGATCTTCGGAACCACGCCATTCGCCACAAGAGGAAAAAGAAGTTCACCTGCGAGGAGTGCGGGAAGAGGTACAACAGCAAAGACCACTTTGAGCAGCATTGCAATAACCATCGCAGCGGTAAAGGATCGTTCAAATGTGACGTCTGCGAGAAAGTATTCGCCTTCCGTTCGAATCTCACGAAGCACAAGAGGACTCATAACGGAGAGTTTGTGAATAGTACAGAATCGTAG